From the genome of Variovorax sp. RA8, one region includes:
- a CDS encoding response regulator transcription factor: MTSGAACSTDACCSLRVLVVEDDPEVLDATLEALELLGHWATGVRSAEGAIDRFLEGAFDVLMADVGLPGLSGLELADKLQTRCGLPIIFATASQAPERPITGTVWLCKPFSIEQLGDALRQAARLRPGPASPSILPSASASLSSSGALLAR; encoded by the coding sequence ATGACCAGCGGCGCAGCATGTTCAACCGATGCATGTTGCAGTTTGCGCGTGCTGGTGGTGGAAGACGATCCCGAGGTTCTGGACGCGACCCTCGAAGCACTCGAGTTGCTCGGCCACTGGGCCACAGGCGTGCGCAGTGCCGAAGGCGCGATCGATCGCTTCCTCGAAGGTGCCTTCGACGTGCTGATGGCCGATGTCGGATTGCCCGGACTCTCGGGCCTGGAACTGGCGGACAAGCTCCAGACCCGCTGCGGATTGCCGATCATCTTCGCGACCGCGAGCCAGGCGCCCGAGAGGCCGATCACCGGCACGGTCTGGCTGTGCAAGCCCTTCAGCATCGAGCAGCTCGGCGATGCCTTGCGCCAAGCCGCTCGCCTTCGTCCTGGCCCTGCATCCCCTTCGATCCTCCCGTCAGCGTCCGCCTCGCTGTCGTCCTCCGGCGCCCTTCTGGCACGCTGA
- the ybaL gene encoding YbaL family putative K(+) efflux transporter: MPHSVSLINTVAAGLGLALILGFLAARLRLPALVGYLIAGVIIGPFTPGFVADAGIAAQLAEIGVMLLMFGVGLHFSLDDLLAVRKIALPGALVQMVVATLLGGALASWWGWSLGGALVFGLALSVASTVVLLRALESLGLLDSFTGRIAVGWLVVEDLAMVLVLVLLPPLGAALGSGAAPADAAPLWQTLGLTLLQVGGFVFLMLVVGRRVFPWLLWQITRTGSRELFTLCVVAAAVSIAFASAALFGVSFALGAFFAGMVMRESEFSHRAAQESLPLRDAFAVLFFVSVGMLFDPAVLIERPLQVLAVVLVIVVGKSVAACALVLLLRYPLGTALTVSASLAQIGEFSFILAALGVSLGLLPQEGQSLLLAGALISIATNPLWFGLIGPLQKWLHAHSRLARGLAERDDPLAELPMSTEAKYLSRQAVLVGYGRVGRRIAAELAAHDLPFVVVEQNRELVEKLRAEGRAAVWGDAADPAVLIQAHIARARVLVVATADAINVRQMIETSRTLNPAIQTVIRSHNEDEARLLTQEVEATVFLGEQELAQSMARAVLSRARPA, encoded by the coding sequence ATGCCCCATAGCGTTTCCCTGATCAACACCGTCGCGGCCGGCCTGGGGCTGGCCCTGATCCTGGGCTTCCTGGCGGCACGGCTGCGCTTGCCGGCGCTGGTGGGCTATCTGATCGCGGGCGTGATCATCGGCCCCTTCACCCCCGGCTTCGTGGCCGACGCGGGCATCGCCGCGCAGCTGGCTGAGATCGGCGTGATGCTGCTGATGTTCGGGGTCGGCCTGCATTTCTCGCTCGATGACCTGCTCGCGGTGCGCAAGATCGCGCTGCCCGGCGCGCTGGTGCAGATGGTGGTGGCCACGCTGCTGGGCGGGGCGCTGGCGAGCTGGTGGGGCTGGAGCCTGGGGGGCGCGCTGGTCTTCGGGCTGGCGCTGTCGGTGGCGAGCACGGTGGTGCTGCTGCGGGCCCTCGAAAGCCTGGGGCTGCTCGATTCCTTCACCGGCCGCATCGCCGTGGGCTGGCTGGTCGTGGAAGACCTCGCGATGGTGCTGGTGCTTGTGCTGCTGCCGCCGCTGGGTGCTGCGCTGGGCAGCGGCGCCGCGCCAGCGGACGCGGCGCCGCTCTGGCAAACGCTGGGACTGACGCTGTTGCAGGTGGGCGGCTTCGTGTTCCTGATGCTGGTGGTGGGGCGGCGGGTCTTTCCCTGGCTTCTGTGGCAGATCACGCGCACCGGCTCGCGCGAGCTGTTCACGCTGTGCGTGGTGGCCGCGGCGGTGAGCATCGCCTTCGCCTCGGCGGCGCTGTTCGGTGTGTCCTTCGCGCTCGGCGCCTTCTTCGCCGGCATGGTGATGCGCGAGTCCGAGTTCAGCCATCGGGCGGCGCAGGAATCGCTGCCGCTGCGCGATGCCTTCGCGGTGCTGTTCTTCGTCTCCGTCGGCATGCTGTTCGATCCGGCGGTGCTGATCGAGCGCCCGCTGCAGGTGCTGGCCGTGGTGCTGGTGATCGTGGTGGGCAAGTCGGTCGCTGCCTGTGCCCTGGTGCTGCTCCTTCGTTACCCGCTGGGCACGGCCCTGACAGTGAGCGCGAGCCTGGCGCAGATCGGCGAGTTCTCCTTCATTCTGGCGGCGCTGGGGGTCTCGCTGGGCTTGCTCCCGCAAGAGGGCCAAAGCCTGCTGCTGGCGGGCGCGCTGATCTCCATCGCGACCAATCCGCTGTGGTTCGGCCTCATCGGGCCGCTGCAGAAGTGGCTGCACGCGCACTCGCGCCTCGCTCGTGGGCTCGCCGAGCGCGACGACCCGCTGGCCGAGCTGCCGATGAGCACCGAAGCGAAATACCTTTCGCGTCAAGCGGTGCTGGTCGGCTACGGCCGCGTGGGCCGGCGCATCGCGGCGGAACTGGCGGCCCACGATCTTCCCTTCGTCGTGGTGGAGCAGAACCGCGAGCTGGTCGAGAAACTGCGCGCCGAGGGCCGGGCGGCAGTGTGGGGCGATGCGGCGGATCCGGCAGTGCTGATCCAGGCGCATATTGCGCGGGCGCGGGTGCTGGTGGTTGCGACCGCCGATGCCATCAATGTCCGACAAATGATCGAGACCTCGCGCACGCTCAATCCTGCGATCCAGACCGTGATCCGCAGCCACAACGAGGATGAGGCGCGCCTGCTGACCCAGGAGGTCGAGGCCACCGTCTTCCTGGGTGAGCAGGAGCTCGCGCAATCCATGGCGCGGGCCGTCCTCAGCCGGGCCAGGCCGGCCTGA
- a CDS encoding helicase SNF2, protein MKTSKIIAAAALSLLAAAGAQAETYEGVHAPVSANSRADVRTQAVVAAHSENPYAEGVSSRVAPSLTASADRAIVRTEAVAAARSANPYAEGYGQGVTPVLASTVDRATVRAEARAAARGQQLAL, encoded by the coding sequence ATGAAGACCTCGAAGATCATCGCCGCAGCCGCTCTTTCGCTTCTCGCCGCAGCCGGCGCTCAAGCCGAAACCTACGAAGGCGTGCACGCGCCGGTGTCGGCAAACAGCCGCGCCGATGTGAGGACCCAGGCCGTTGTCGCCGCGCACAGCGAGAACCCGTACGCCGAAGGCGTTTCGTCGCGCGTCGCGCCCTCCCTGACCGCCTCTGCCGACCGCGCCATCGTGCGCACTGAGGCCGTGGCCGCCGCGCGCAGTGCCAACCCCTACGCCGAGGGCTATGGGCAAGGCGTCACGCCGGTGTTGGCCAGTACCGTCGATCGCGCGACGGTGCGCGCCGAGGCTCGCGCCGCCGCTCGCGGCCAGCAACTCGCGCTGTAA
- the phbB gene encoding acetoacetyl-CoA reductase, with protein MSKKVAYVTGGMGGIGTAICQRLHKDGFTVIAGCGPTRDHAKWLAEQKALGYEFHASVGNVGDWQSTVEAFTKAKAEHGSIDVLVNNAGITRDRLFLKMTPEDWSAVIETNLNSMFNVTKQVVGDMVEKGWGRIINISSVNGAKGQAGQTNYSAAKAGMHGFTMALAQELAAKGVTVNTVSPGYIGTDMVRAIRQEVLDKIVATIPVKRLGEPSEIASIIAWLATDEGGYSTGADFSVNGGLHMH; from the coding sequence ATGAGCAAGAAAGTTGCATACGTCACCGGCGGCATGGGGGGCATTGGTACGGCCATTTGCCAGCGTCTTCACAAGGATGGCTTCACGGTGATCGCCGGCTGCGGCCCCACGCGCGACCATGCCAAATGGTTGGCGGAGCAGAAGGCGCTGGGCTACGAGTTCCATGCCTCGGTCGGCAACGTTGGCGATTGGCAGTCGACCGTGGAAGCTTTCACCAAGGCCAAGGCCGAGCATGGCAGCATCGACGTGCTGGTCAACAACGCCGGCATCACGCGCGACCGCTTGTTCCTGAAGATGACGCCCGAGGACTGGAGCGCGGTGATCGAGACCAACCTCAACAGCATGTTCAATGTCACCAAGCAGGTGGTGGGCGACATGGTCGAGAAGGGCTGGGGCCGCATCATCAACATCAGCTCGGTCAACGGCGCCAAGGGCCAGGCCGGCCAGACCAACTACTCGGCCGCCAAGGCCGGCATGCACGGGTTCACGATGGCGCTGGCGCAGGAGTTGGCGGCCAAGGGCGTAACGGTGAACACGGTGAGCCCGGGCTACATCGGCACCGACATGGTCCGCGCCATCCGCCAGGAGGTGCTCGACAAGATCGTGGCCACCATTCCCGTCAAGCGGCTGGGTGAACCCAGCGAGATCGCCTCCATCATCGCCTGGCTCGCGACCGACGAGGGCGGCTACTCGACCGGGGCCGACTTCTCCGTCAACGGCGGCCTGCACATGCACTGA
- a CDS encoding endonuclease/exonuclease/phosphatase family protein has translation MKLVTWNTQWCRGLDGEVSPKRIVEGARAMADFDVLCLQEIASGYERMPGAPGDQPAELGALLPGFRLFFGAAVEEFDGEGRRQRFGNLIATRLPVSLVRHHPLPWPPDPTVSSMPRMCTVVTLASPELGTVRVMTTHLEYYSSVQRLAQAQALRALHIEACQQAAAPPAAAFDDSPFQPKPHTQHAILCGDFNMEASDPAHAEIQAPFTAPALPAGGVPDRRLQDAWPLAHPERPHDPTFKLFDDTYGKDPAAFDFVFVSDTLAPRVRRMEVDLQTRASDHQPVLIELGD, from the coding sequence ATGAAACTCGTAACCTGGAACACCCAGTGGTGCCGCGGGCTCGACGGCGAGGTGAGTCCCAAACGCATCGTCGAAGGCGCGCGCGCGATGGCCGACTTCGATGTGCTTTGCCTGCAGGAAATCGCTTCTGGCTACGAGCGCATGCCGGGTGCCCCCGGCGACCAGCCGGCCGAGCTGGGCGCGCTGCTGCCGGGCTTCCGGCTCTTCTTCGGCGCCGCGGTCGAGGAATTCGACGGCGAGGGCCGCCGGCAGCGCTTCGGCAACCTGATCGCCACCCGACTGCCGGTGTCCCTGGTCCGGCACCATCCCCTGCCCTGGCCGCCCGACCCGACCGTGAGCAGCATGCCGCGCATGTGTACGGTCGTGACCCTGGCCAGCCCCGAACTGGGCACCGTGCGCGTGATGACCACGCACCTCGAGTATTACTCGTCCGTGCAGCGCCTGGCCCAGGCACAGGCTTTGCGCGCCCTGCATATCGAAGCCTGCCAGCAGGCCGCAGCGCCGCCTGCCGCCGCGTTCGACGACTCGCCTTTCCAGCCCAAGCCCCACACCCAGCACGCCATCCTCTGCGGCGACTTCAACATGGAGGCCAGCGACCCGGCCCATGCCGAGATCCAGGCGCCGTTCACCGCACCCGCCCTGCCGGCCGGCGGAGTGCCCGACAGGCGCCTCCAGGACGCCTGGCCGCTTGCACATCCCGAGCGGCCCCACGACCCCACCTTCAAGCTGTTCGACGACACCTATGGCAAGGACCCCGCCGCTTTCGACTTCGTGTTCGTCAGCGACACCCTGGCACCCCGCGTGCGGCGCATGGAGGTCGATCTGCAGACACGCGCCTCCGACCACCAGCCTGTGCTGATCGAACTCGGCGACTGA
- a CDS encoding DEAD/DEAH box helicase: MPWQRPPCGRLHRSLPVPFAEFHPAVSGWFSRSFPAPTEAQKAAWPAIRARRHTLVAAPTGSGKTLTAFLAALDGLVRQGLAPGGLPDETTVVYVSPLKALSNDIRLNLEAPLAGIRAELAALGLPDVEIRSAVRTGDTPSRERQQSLRQPPHILVTTPESLYVLLGSASGRGMLSTVRTVIVDEIHAIAAGKRGSHLSLSLERLQSLCGRPLTRIGLSATQKPVDEVARFLVGAGHVHDGVADCEIVDIGYAKERDLALELPPQPLGAVMTHEQWDQVYARVAELVLLHRTTLVFVNTRRMAERAARHLGERLGKEAVAAHHGSLAKEARLDAEQRLKRGELQVLVATASLELGLDIGDVDLVCQLGSPRSIATFLQRAGRSGHAVGGTPKARLFPQSRDELVECAALLDCIRRGELDALRMPQAPLDVLAQQIVAETASREWDEDALFALVRRAWPYAQLAREQYDAVVRMLAEGFATRNGPRAGYVHKDAVHHRLRERRGARLTALTSGGTIPETGDYSVLLEPQAHQIGTVNEDFAVESLAGDVFQLGNTSYRILRIEPGRVRVEDAQGAAPNIPFWLGEAPGRSDELSFGVSRLREELGDHIAAHGTDSAVRWLQAAIALSEDAARQLVDHLARTLAVLGVLPTQRQIVFERFFDESGGMQLVIHSPFGSRLNRAWGLALRKRFCRKFNFELQAAATEDAIVLSLSTSHSFALDEVARYLHSATALDVLVQALLDAPLFGVRWRWNATTALALPRFAGGRKVPPQLQRMKSEDLLANVFPDQVACAENLAGAREIPDHPLVAQTLDDCLHDAMDAEGWLGLLRRMEAGEVQVAARDLPAPSPLAAEVLNARPYAFLDDAPLEERRTQAVQSRRYGDPERADDLGRLDADAIESVREEAWPRPRHADEMHEALNGLAALTDEEVARNAAWKPWLAMLADAGRATRLLPAGTDAGLWVAAERLSLAHVLYPCATLQPAIEAPAEYAQGPSTRDEALRELLQSRLGGLGPVSTRLLARQLQLPEADLETALLGLQSEGLLLQGRFTPGAAEPEWCERHLLARIHRYTLKRLRREIEPVEPRDFARFLFEWQHVSAASRVSGPEALAGVLTQLEGYEAPAALWEAELLPARVNDYASAWLDDLCTAGRVMWTRLRPSAPESRTGRAGTSLRATPILLLPRRSAPLWTQLAPLPADDAALGSRAQRVAAWLGEHGASFFDEIADGARLLGTEVEDALSELVARGRVRCDSYAGLRALLVPASKRSASHSSQRRRRPALFGIEDAGRWSLVRPSSAAGENAASGATEQVARVLLRRYGVMCWHLIEREAAWLPPWRELVRTYRRLEARGEIRGGRFIAGLSGEQFALPEAIGLMRNVRRQPPDASLVCLSAADPANLLGSVLPGNRVPRVPGSRVLYQGGVPIATSIAGEIRILAPLEPALEKEARKALTLDPAWRSMSLAAQAALG, encoded by the coding sequence ATGCCTTGGCAGCGGCCGCCGTGCGGTCGCCTTCACCGCTCACTACCCGTGCCCTTCGCCGAATTCCACCCTGCCGTCAGCGGCTGGTTCAGCCGCAGCTTTCCCGCGCCCACCGAGGCACAGAAGGCCGCCTGGCCTGCCATTCGCGCCCGGCGCCATACGCTGGTCGCGGCCCCGACCGGCTCGGGCAAGACGCTGACTGCCTTCCTCGCCGCCCTGGACGGGTTGGTGCGCCAGGGCCTCGCGCCCGGCGGCCTGCCGGACGAGACCACGGTGGTGTACGTCTCGCCGCTCAAGGCGTTGTCCAACGACATACGCCTGAACCTCGAGGCGCCGCTGGCGGGCATCCGCGCCGAACTGGCGGCACTGGGCTTGCCGGACGTGGAGATCCGCAGCGCCGTGCGCACCGGCGACACGCCTTCCAGGGAACGCCAGCAGAGCCTGCGCCAGCCGCCGCACATCCTCGTGACCACGCCCGAGTCGCTCTACGTGCTGCTCGGCTCGGCCTCGGGCCGGGGCATGCTGTCCACGGTGCGGACGGTGATCGTCGACGAGATCCACGCCATCGCTGCGGGCAAGCGGGGCAGCCATCTGTCGCTCTCGCTGGAGCGGCTGCAGTCGCTGTGCGGACGGCCCCTCACGCGCATCGGCTTGTCGGCCACGCAGAAGCCGGTCGACGAGGTCGCGCGCTTCCTGGTCGGCGCGGGCCACGTGCATGATGGCGTCGCCGACTGCGAGATCGTCGACATCGGCTACGCCAAGGAACGCGACCTCGCCCTCGAGCTGCCGCCGCAGCCGCTGGGCGCGGTGATGACCCACGAGCAATGGGACCAGGTGTACGCACGCGTGGCCGAACTGGTGCTGCTGCATCGGACCACGCTGGTCTTCGTCAACACCCGTCGCATGGCCGAGCGCGCCGCCCGCCATCTCGGCGAGCGCCTGGGCAAGGAAGCGGTGGCCGCGCACCACGGAAGCCTCGCCAAGGAGGCGCGGCTCGATGCCGAGCAGCGCCTCAAGCGCGGCGAGCTCCAGGTGCTGGTGGCGACCGCCTCGCTGGAGCTCGGCCTGGACATCGGCGACGTGGACCTCGTGTGCCAACTGGGCTCGCCGCGCTCCATCGCCACCTTCCTGCAGCGCGCCGGCCGCTCGGGCCACGCGGTGGGCGGCACGCCCAAGGCGCGTCTCTTCCCGCAGTCGCGCGACGAGCTGGTCGAGTGCGCGGCCCTGCTGGACTGCATCCGCCGCGGCGAGCTCGACGCCCTGCGCATGCCGCAGGCCCCGCTGGACGTGCTCGCGCAGCAGATCGTGGCCGAGACCGCCAGCCGCGAATGGGACGAGGACGCGCTGTTCGCCCTGGTGCGCCGCGCCTGGCCCTATGCGCAACTCGCACGCGAGCAGTACGACGCGGTGGTACGCATGCTGGCCGAGGGCTTCGCCACCCGCAACGGCCCGCGCGCCGGCTACGTGCACAAGGACGCGGTGCACCACCGGCTGCGCGAGCGCCGCGGCGCCCGGCTCACGGCCTTGACCTCGGGCGGCACCATCCCCGAGACCGGCGACTACAGCGTGCTGCTGGAGCCGCAGGCGCATCAGATCGGCACGGTGAACGAGGACTTTGCGGTCGAGAGCCTGGCCGGCGACGTGTTCCAGCTCGGCAACACCAGCTACCGCATCCTGCGCATCGAGCCGGGCCGCGTGCGCGTGGAGGACGCCCAGGGCGCAGCGCCCAACATCCCCTTCTGGCTCGGCGAGGCGCCGGGGCGCAGCGATGAGCTGTCCTTCGGCGTCTCACGGCTGCGCGAGGAGCTCGGCGACCACATCGCCGCACATGGCACCGACAGTGCCGTGCGATGGCTGCAGGCTGCCATCGCGCTGTCCGAAGATGCTGCTCGCCAGCTCGTCGACCACCTGGCGCGCACGCTCGCCGTGCTGGGCGTGCTGCCGACCCAGCGGCAGATCGTCTTCGAGCGCTTCTTCGACGAATCGGGGGGCATGCAGCTGGTCATCCATTCGCCCTTCGGCAGCCGACTCAACCGCGCCTGGGGCCTGGCACTGCGCAAGCGCTTCTGTCGCAAATTCAATTTCGAGCTCCAGGCCGCGGCGACCGAGGACGCGATCGTGCTGTCGCTGTCGACCAGCCACAGCTTCGCGCTCGACGAGGTGGCGCGCTACCTCCATTCGGCCACCGCGTTGGACGTGCTGGTGCAGGCCCTGCTGGACGCGCCGCTCTTCGGCGTGCGCTGGCGCTGGAACGCGACCACCGCGCTGGCGCTGCCGCGCTTCGCCGGCGGCCGCAAGGTGCCTCCGCAGCTGCAGCGCATGAAGTCCGAGGACCTGCTGGCCAACGTGTTCCCCGATCAGGTGGCCTGCGCCGAGAACCTGGCCGGCGCGCGCGAGATCCCCGACCATCCGCTGGTCGCGCAGACGCTGGACGACTGCCTGCACGATGCGATGGACGCCGAAGGCTGGCTGGGCCTGCTGCGCCGCATGGAGGCGGGCGAGGTACAGGTGGCTGCACGCGACCTGCCCGCCCCTTCCCCGCTCGCGGCCGAAGTGCTGAACGCGCGACCCTATGCCTTCCTCGACGACGCGCCATTGGAAGAGCGGCGCACGCAGGCCGTGCAGAGCCGGCGGTACGGCGACCCGGAGCGCGCGGACGATCTTGGTCGCCTCGACGCAGACGCGATCGAGAGCGTGCGGGAGGAGGCCTGGCCGCGCCCGCGCCATGCGGACGAGATGCACGAAGCGCTCAACGGCCTGGCCGCGCTCACCGATGAAGAGGTTGCGCGCAATGCCGCGTGGAAGCCCTGGCTCGCGATGCTGGCCGATGCCGGTCGCGCGACCCGCCTCCTGCCGGCGGGCACGGACGCGGGCCTGTGGGTGGCGGCCGAGCGCCTCTCGCTCGCGCACGTGCTCTATCCCTGCGCCACCCTGCAGCCCGCCATCGAAGCGCCGGCCGAGTACGCGCAAGGTCCGTCGACGCGCGACGAAGCACTGCGCGAATTGCTGCAATCTCGCCTGGGCGGCCTCGGGCCGGTGTCCACGCGCTTGCTGGCGCGACAGCTTCAGTTGCCCGAGGCCGATCTCGAGACAGCGTTGCTCGGCCTGCAGAGTGAAGGCCTGCTGTTGCAGGGGCGCTTCACGCCCGGCGCCGCGGAGCCCGAATGGTGCGAGCGCCATCTGCTGGCCCGCATCCACCGCTACACCCTCAAGCGACTGCGGCGCGAGATCGAGCCGGTCGAACCGCGCGACTTCGCGCGATTTCTCTTCGAGTGGCAGCATGTAAGCGCCGCCTCCAGGGTCAGCGGCCCCGAGGCGCTGGCCGGCGTGCTGACCCAGCTCGAAGGCTACGAGGCGCCGGCCGCGCTGTGGGAGGCCGAGCTGCTGCCGGCCCGCGTCAACGATTACGCGAGCGCCTGGCTCGACGACCTCTGCACCGCAGGCCGCGTGATGTGGACGCGCCTGCGCCCCAGCGCGCCCGAGAGCCGGACCGGCCGCGCCGGCACCTCGTTGCGCGCCACCCCGATCTTGCTGCTGCCGCGCCGCAGCGCCCCACTGTGGACGCAGCTCGCCCCGTTGCCCGCCGACGATGCTGCGCTGGGCTCGCGCGCGCAGCGCGTGGCGGCCTGGCTGGGCGAGCACGGCGCGTCCTTTTTCGACGAGATCGCGGACGGCGCCCGCCTGCTGGGCACAGAGGTCGAGGATGCACTGTCCGAGCTGGTGGCGCGCGGCCGCGTGCGCTGCGACAGCTATGCGGGCCTGCGGGCCCTGCTGGTTCCCGCCTCGAAGCGCTCGGCTTCCCATTCGTCCCAGCGGCGCCGGCGCCCCGCCCTGTTCGGCATCGAGGACGCCGGGCGCTGGTCGCTGGTGCGTCCGTCCTCGGCGGCAGGCGAAAACGCGGCTTCCGGCGCCACCGAGCAGGTCGCCCGGGTGCTGCTGCGGCGCTACGGCGTGATGTGCTGGCACCTGATCGAGCGCGAGGCTGCGTGGCTTCCGCCCTGGCGCGAGCTGGTGCGCACCTACCGGCGGCTGGAGGCTCGCGGTGAGATCCGCGGCGGCCGCTTCATCGCCGGGCTGTCGGGCGAGCAGTTCGCGCTGCCGGAGGCCATCGGGCTGATGCGCAACGTGCGCCGGCAACCACCGGATGCGAGCCTGGTCTGCCTCTCGGCGGCCGATCCTGCCAATCTGCTGGGGAGCGTGCTGCCGGGCAACCGGGTACCGCGCGTGCCGGGCTCGCGTGTGCTCTATCAGGGTGGCGTGCCGATCGCGACCAGCATTGCGGGCGAGATCCGGATCCTTGCGCCGCTCGAGCCGGCGCTGGAGAAGGAGGCGCGCAAGGCGTTGACGCTGGATCCGGCCTGGCGCTCGATGTCCCTGGCCGCCCAGGCCGCCCTGGGCTGA